Proteins from a genomic interval of Candidatus Babela massiliensis:
- the ftsH gene encoding ATP-dependent zinc metalloprotease FtsH yields the protein MKRINLRSIKNGPNIFAISIFVLAVLFTLTKLADVTRIVKTPTYTEFKKQVENGQVKSVEITGSEVTGTYKDDRSKFELNIPNPSVILDTLEKNNVDISFQYPSTDFSFWHLIFLLSFVMTPLIIWYFFRQAKGSGNGSNSIFSVSKSKAKMFMPSQIKFKFDSVAGVYEAKEELQDVVDFLKNPEKYSRLGAKLTKGVLLVGDPGNGKTLLAKAVAGEANCPFFSVSGSDFIEVFVGVGAARVRDLFAQARKNSPCIIFIDEIDAIGRQRGNGMSSHEEREQTLNQLLTEMDGFDTGNSSIVIIGATNRPDVLDKALLRPGRFDRQVPVPYPDLKSRLDILKVHIKDVKTDNNIDLTKIAKGTPGFSGADLANLINEAAINASKHNQNSVTVNDFEEARDKLILGKEQKTKVMTPEERKVTAFHEAGHTLIALLIPEHSNPIYKVTIIPRGSALGVTHSMPEREKYTESKEEMEAQVIMALGGRAAEELVFNRLETGAYSDFDKATDIVRKMVCFYGMSKELGTVIYQKDKYKYSEDTAKKIDNEIRNFMNDYYQRSLELLKNNREKLDKLANALLEKETLFSTEIYELLGMAQRTDHSFR from the coding sequence ATGAAAAGAATAAACTTAAGAAGTATTAAAAATGGTCCAAATATATTTGCAATATCTATATTTGTTTTAGCAGTTTTATTTACATTAACAAAACTAGCTGATGTAACTCGTATAGTTAAGACCCCAACTTATACAGAATTTAAAAAACAAGTAGAAAATGGCCAAGTTAAATCGGTAGAAATAACGGGCTCTGAAGTAACAGGAACATATAAAGATGACAGATCTAAATTTGAGTTAAATATTCCTAACCCTTCAGTTATTCTAGATACACTTGAAAAAAATAATGTTGATATATCCTTTCAATATCCATCAACAGATTTCAGCTTTTGGCATTTAATATTTCTCTTATCCTTTGTAATGACTCCACTTATAATATGGTACTTTTTCCGTCAAGCAAAGGGCTCCGGCAATGGCTCTAATAGCATATTTTCTGTAAGTAAAAGTAAAGCTAAAATGTTTATGCCTTCACAGATCAAATTTAAATTTGATTCTGTAGCCGGTGTATATGAAGCAAAAGAAGAACTTCAAGATGTAGTAGATTTCTTAAAAAACCCTGAAAAATATTCCCGCTTAGGTGCCAAATTAACAAAAGGGGTACTTTTAGTAGGAGATCCAGGAAACGGTAAAACTTTATTGGCAAAAGCTGTTGCAGGAGAGGCCAACTGTCCATTTTTTAGCGTTAGTGGTTCAGATTTTATAGAAGTTTTTGTAGGTGTAGGTGCTGCTCGCGTAAGAGATCTATTTGCTCAGGCAAGAAAAAATTCACCTTGTATTATATTTATAGATGAAATCGATGCTATTGGACGCCAAAGAGGTAACGGTATGAGTTCTCATGAAGAAAGAGAACAAACTCTTAATCAATTACTTACTGAAATGGATGGCTTTGATACTGGAAATTCTTCTATAGTAATCATAGGTGCTACCAATAGACCAGATGTACTTGATAAGGCTCTATTACGTCCTGGAAGATTTGACAGACAAGTTCCAGTACCTTATCCTGATCTTAAAAGTAGATTAGACATTCTTAAAGTACACATTAAAGATGTAAAAACAGATAATAACATAGATTTAACAAAAATAGCTAAAGGTACACCAGGATTTAGTGGTGCCGATCTTGCTAATCTAATTAATGAAGCAGCTATAAATGCTTCTAAACATAATCAAAATTCCGTAACGGTAAATGATTTTGAAGAAGCAAGAGACAAGTTAATTTTAGGAAAAGAGCAAAAGACTAAAGTAATGACTCCAGAAGAACGTAAAGTAACAGCTTTTCATGAAGCGGGTCATACATTAATAGCTTTACTTATACCAGAGCATTCCAATCCTATCTATAAAGTGACCATAATTCCAAGAGGAAGTGCTTTAGGAGTAACTCATTCTATGCCAGAAAGAGAAAAATATACTGAATCTAAAGAAGAAATGGAAGCACAAGTTATCATGGCCTTAGGAGGTCGTGCTGCAGAAGAATTAGTATTTAATAGATTAGAAACAGGAGCTTATAGCGACTTTGACAAAGCAACTGATATCGTTAGAAAGATGGTATGCTTTTATGGTATGTCTAAAGAATTAGGTACAGTTATTTATCAAAAAGATAAGTATAAATACTCTGAAGATACAGCTAAAAAAATAGACAATGAAATTAGAAATTTTATGAATGACTATTATCAAAGATCTCTTGAATTATTAAAAAACAATAGAGAAAAACTTGATAAATTAGCAAATGCTTTACTTGAAAAAGAAACTTTATTTTCTACAGAAATCTATGAGCTTTTAGGTATGGCACAGAGAACTGATCATTCTTTTAGATAA
- the rpmB gene encoding 50S ribosomal protein L28, protein MSRICAICGKHPQVANIVSHANNRTKKWVYPNVHKMRFTIANSCDKKVYSDKVCTKCVKSQKVQKVI, encoded by the coding sequence ATGTCAAGAATTTGTGCTATATGTGGTAAGCATCCACAGGTAGCAAACATTGTTAGTCATGCAAATAATCGCACAAAAAAGTGGGTTTATCCTAATGTTCATAAGATGCGCTTTACTATAGCAAACTCTTGTGACAAAAAAGTATATAGCGATAAAGTATGTACTAAATGTGTAAAATCACAGAAAGTTCAAAAAGTTATTTAA
- a CDS encoding sigma 54-interacting transcriptional regulator, which yields MLKYLKIISSYLSSPELLILTGIFSFSFKLYLLIIIINHSIITKENKKNTFLLIGILLASMIYSDASSVPHYFYKIYIPDLDKRIIAFMARLGWLFFIVQNQTLILFLDNIIQKKFKLRYYHICSLSISIVLFLFQLYFLIFKFNQPILQDFELLMEQRLIQLECLYLVILLVPTFYRITNKIRLQILPKILSHQLKIFIFFLVLPHFFLDLVTNKLIFFSFLDRWNFLNKFAIQSLSSLLISYALYYCSKKMMDLRFLNLKNHVEVKDKFNFINDFKDILEELSFVTTLNELIHITQMFFQRAFKIPISMTKFYVRNVDGEYAIDLSYNLSQNTKLIEQFISKCQNSIDKEYNYIGLFLKKHKIFIKDEIEFSNFYEETEERTQILNFMNGINADIFLPIYDRQNIIAYIIVEQNARVDELFNSAERDQMLVFTSYLSNVINTLRHSNLDALLRHKKELQDELFEKYQEINQYKESIRSFLRSDKDLKVGIVFYKNRKFTYANQSAKDLLNIDINNNSGHALSKCFRQLALQVQEYKVPKTVFTKDGDANKLVLSAIPSLEESSVIIIVHYPEVTDIIKANVNLLKDTSSLDWLLYLETTKSGQLINQLLPGNGENLLDFKINLLSAALSRKATLLNLPQDDLITTVELLHHISLRPNLHLIKLSSEEKNNEVAMELFGINSIFDINETGSDPLLSKLDNIGTLFIENIELLSLETQNQLAEFIVYGYFKRLKSDRKIFSNVRIICSSNKNLETLVAQGQFSKVLYSELNKASISMPSLLLFSDQEIIDLAQGFTDQTINTQTYKTFLSLDSKDKDKLLDQRPISLQDLKDKVQKLIVSKSNKHNIYSESSFDPAYNIVDPVIAKAVRLGKRALKYQELMIALWDKYKNQNKIASLLGVDRSSVCRRCQQYNLK from the coding sequence ATGTTAAAATATTTAAAAATAATTTCTAGTTATTTATCTAGTCCTGAATTGTTAATCTTGACTGGAATTTTTTCATTTTCTTTTAAGCTATATCTTTTAATTATTATAATCAATCATTCTATTATAACGAAAGAAAACAAAAAAAATACTTTTCTTTTAATTGGTATTCTATTAGCTTCTATGATATATTCTGATGCTTCTAGTGTGCCTCATTATTTTTACAAAATATATATTCCTGATTTAGATAAAAGAATAATTGCATTTATGGCTAGATTAGGATGGTTGTTTTTTATTGTTCAAAACCAAACTTTAATCTTATTTTTAGATAATATTATACAAAAGAAATTTAAATTAAGATATTATCATATTTGTTCTCTATCAATAAGTATAGTATTATTTTTATTTCAATTATATTTTCTGATATTTAAATTTAATCAGCCTATACTTCAAGATTTTGAATTATTAATGGAGCAGAGACTTATACAATTAGAATGTTTATATCTAGTCATTTTATTGGTGCCTACCTTTTATCGTATTACTAATAAAATACGCTTGCAAATTTTGCCGAAAATATTATCGCATCAACTTAAAATTTTTATTTTCTTTTTAGTTTTACCACATTTCTTTTTAGATCTTGTTACTAATAAGTTAATATTCTTTTCTTTTTTAGATAGATGGAATTTTTTAAACAAATTTGCGATTCAATCTTTATCGTCTTTGTTAATATCTTATGCTTTATATTATTGTAGTAAGAAAATGATGGATTTAAGATTTTTGAATTTAAAAAATCATGTAGAAGTTAAAGATAAATTTAATTTTATTAATGACTTTAAAGATATTCTAGAGGAATTAAGTTTTGTCACTACTTTAAACGAACTGATTCATATTACTCAAATGTTTTTTCAAAGAGCATTTAAGATTCCTATTTCTATGACTAAATTTTATGTAAGAAATGTAGATGGAGAATATGCTATTGATTTATCTTATAATTTATCACAGAACACAAAGCTTATAGAGCAGTTTATTAGTAAGTGTCAAAATTCTATAGATAAAGAATATAATTATATAGGTTTATTTTTAAAGAAACATAAAATTTTTATTAAAGATGAGATAGAATTTTCTAATTTTTATGAAGAAACTGAAGAAAGAACACAAATATTAAATTTTATGAACGGTATAAACGCAGATATATTTTTACCTATTTACGATAGACAAAATATTATTGCTTATATTATAGTTGAACAAAATGCTCGAGTAGATGAGCTGTTTAATAGCGCTGAACGAGATCAAATGCTTGTATTTACTAGTTATTTAAGTAATGTTATTAATACTTTAAGGCATAGTAATTTAGACGCTTTATTGAGACATAAAAAAGAACTACAAGATGAATTATTTGAAAAATATCAAGAAATAAATCAATATAAAGAAAGCATTCGATCTTTTTTGCGTTCAGATAAAGATCTTAAAGTGGGAATAGTATTTTATAAGAATCGTAAATTTACTTATGCAAATCAGAGTGCAAAAGATTTATTAAATATTGATATTAATAATAATTCGGGTCATGCTTTATCTAAATGTTTTAGACAGTTGGCTTTGCAAGTTCAGGAATATAAAGTGCCTAAAACTGTTTTTACTAAAGATGGAGATGCTAATAAATTAGTTTTATCAGCGATACCTAGTCTTGAAGAAAGTAGTGTAATAATTATTGTTCATTATCCTGAAGTAACAGATATTATTAAGGCTAATGTTAATTTGTTAAAAGATACATCATCTCTTGATTGGTTATTATATCTTGAGACTACAAAATCAGGACAGTTAATTAATCAATTGCTTCCAGGAAACGGAGAAAATCTTTTAGATTTTAAAATTAATTTACTATCAGCTGCTTTAAGCAGAAAGGCTACTCTTTTAAATTTACCTCAAGATGATTTAATAACTACTGTTGAATTATTACATCATATAAGCCTACGTCCAAATTTACATTTAATAAAGTTAAGCTCTGAAGAAAAAAATAATGAAGTTGCTATGGAACTATTTGGAATAAATTCTATCTTTGATATTAATGAAACAGGCTCAGATCCTTTACTGTCAAAATTAGATAATATTGGAACTTTGTTTATAGAAAATATAGAGCTTTTAAGTTTAGAGACTCAAAATCAATTAGCAGAATTTATAGTTTATGGTTATTTTAAAAGACTTAAAAGTGATCGTAAGATTTTTAGTAATGTAAGAATTATATGTTCAAGTAATAAAAACTTAGAAACGTTAGTAGCTCAAGGACAATTTTCTAAAGTGTTATATAGTGAACTTAATAAAGCCTCTATTAGCATGCCATCTCTCTTGCTTTTTAGTGATCAAGAAATTATAGATTTAGCACAAGGATTTACAGATCAAACAATAAATACCCAAACATATAAAACATTTCTATCTCTAGATTCTAAAGATAAAGATAAACTTCTAGATCAAAGACCTATAAGTTTACAGGATTTAAAAGATAAAGTTCAAAAATTGATAGTATCAAAGTCTAATAAACATAATATTTATAGTGAATCTTCTTTTGATCCAGCTTATAATATAGTTGATCCGGTAATTGCAAAAGCGGTAAGATTAGGAAAAAGAGCTTTAAAATATCAAGAGCTTATGATTGCTTTATGGGATAAATATAAGAATCAAAATAAGATTGCCTCTTTATTAGGAGTTGATAGATCTTCAGTTTGTAGGCGTTGTCAACAGTATAATCTTAAATAG
- a CDS encoding ExbD/TolR family protein, whose protein sequence is MSIKTKTIWSKKTKGSSININLTPIIDVALTLVIILIISMPKSSNFYSIHRNLRTKNLICNILINKDQEIYIDNEKIDINKINISLKEKIKKNNNIPINIHVAKNINYDIFFKIYNKILAAGAKRIAFTKV, encoded by the coding sequence ATGAGCATTAAAACTAAAACAATATGGTCTAAAAAGACTAAAGGATCCAGTATTAATATAAACTTAACTCCAATTATAGATGTTGCTTTAACTTTAGTAATCATTTTGATAATCTCAATGCCTAAATCTAGTAATTTTTACTCAATTCATCGAAACTTAAGAACAAAAAACCTAATATGTAATATACTAATTAATAAAGATCAAGAAATCTATATCGATAATGAAAAAATCGATATAAATAAAATTAATATTAGTTTAAAAGAAAAAATTAAAAAAAATAATAATATTCCGATTAATATTCATGTAGCCAAAAATATTAATTACGATATCTTTTTTAAGATATATAACAAAATTTTAGCTGCTGGCGCAAAACGTATAGCGTTCACCAAAGTATAA
- a CDS encoding endonuclease III domain-containing protein, whose translation MNQIEIDNKRRSIINTLNILKKITKNLTPPLIDRVIKDYGKDPFLILISCLLSLRSRDSKTYLICKKLFEYLKTPQDFIKVHINKIEELIHGVNYYKNKAKILKEVSQTLIEKFNGQVPNNEQDLLSLKGVGPKTANIVLSYAFNVPSIAVDTHVQKLANQLGWVNTTNPEATEKELKQIVPKSKWSDINYYLVIWGQNIKNPIFKELNKNLNKNKFDKIL comes from the coding sequence ATGAACCAAATTGAAATAGATAATAAAAGAAGATCAATTATAAATACTCTCAATATACTAAAAAAAATAACAAAAAACTTAACGCCCCCACTTATAGATCGAGTCATAAAAGATTATGGTAAAGATCCTTTTTTAATTCTAATTTCATGTTTATTAAGCCTAAGGTCAAGAGATTCTAAAACTTATCTAATATGCAAAAAACTTTTTGAGTACTTAAAGACTCCTCAAGATTTTATAAAAGTACATATTAATAAAATAGAAGAATTAATTCATGGAGTAAATTACTATAAGAATAAAGCCAAGATTCTAAAAGAAGTAAGCCAAACTTTAATTGAAAAATTTAACGGGCAAGTCCCTAATAATGAACAAGATCTACTGTCTCTAAAAGGTGTGGGCCCTAAAACTGCTAATATAGTACTATCTTATGCCTTTAATGTACCATCAATAGCAGTAGACACTCATGTACAAAAATTAGCCAATCAACTAGGGTGGGTTAATACTACAAACCCAGAAGCCACAGAAAAAGAACTTAAACAAATAGTCCCTAAAAGCAAATGGTCTGATATAAATTATTACTTAGTGATTTGGGGCCAAAATATAAAAAATCCCATTTTTAAAGAACTTAATAAAAATTTAAATAAAAATAAATTTGACAAAATTTTATAA
- the rpsT gene encoding 30S ribosomal protein S20 — protein sequence MANIKSAKKRAKQSEKNRIQNLSRKTAIKTAVKKVLVAIDKKTSIEETQALLSDVAAKLARAKGKNLIHRNTASRKLSRLAKRVNKFVTEQSAQA from the coding sequence ATGGCAAATATAAAATCTGCTAAAAAAAGAGCTAAGCAAAGCGAAAAAAATAGAATTCAAAATCTATCTCGTAAAACAGCTATTAAAACCGCTGTAAAAAAAGTATTAGTAGCAATAGATAAAAAAACATCTATAGAAGAGACTCAAGCTTTATTAAGTGATGTAGCAGCTAAATTAGCAAGAGCTAAAGGCAAAAACTTAATTCATAGAAATACAGCATCAAGAAAGTTAAGTCGTCTTGCAAAAAGAGTTAATAAGTTTGTAACTGAACAAAGCGCTCAAGCTTAA
- a CDS encoding tyrosine-type recombinase/integrase → MEKAEFIKNKIKFIDYLKFKNKSLYTQKVYRLDLNQLLNFWNFHENQINEVFDLEEILIKYLDMLYQIDSSPSSIARKISCFNSFKRFLKAFDIKLNVKFKRPIVKLKDPKTLAYHDLIKILDLADIDLFPTKYPSRDKSIIELLYATGILCSEITQIELQHINFNNNTIIIRNKNKRDRVVIFGDKAAQYIKKYIEYERISIKSTEEKLFLNCKNRPLGVRSIQRICQMFRLYLEDNQSLTPYILRNSFALHMLNNGMQLEQVQKLLGHKTRSSTERYILKKKN, encoded by the coding sequence ATGGAAAAAGCAGAGTTTATAAAAAATAAGATTAAATTTATTGATTACTTAAAGTTTAAAAATAAGAGTTTATATACTCAAAAAGTATATAGATTAGATCTTAATCAATTATTGAATTTTTGGAATTTTCATGAAAATCAAATTAACGAGGTATTTGATTTAGAAGAAATTCTTATTAAATATTTAGATATGCTTTATCAAATAGACTCAAGTCCTAGTTCTATTGCTCGTAAAATATCTTGTTTTAATTCCTTTAAAAGATTTCTCAAGGCTTTTGATATAAAGTTAAATGTAAAATTTAAAAGACCTATAGTAAAATTAAAAGACCCAAAGACATTGGCATATCATGATCTAATTAAAATTCTTGATTTAGCTGATATAGATTTATTTCCTACCAAATATCCCTCTAGAGATAAATCTATTATAGAACTTCTATACGCTACAGGTATATTATGTTCAGAAATAACTCAAATTGAGCTACAGCATATTAACTTTAATAATAATACTATTATTATAAGGAATAAAAATAAAAGAGATAGAGTTGTAATTTTTGGAGATAAAGCTGCTCAATATATAAAGAAATATATTGAGTATGAACGTATTTCTATAAAAAGTACTGAAGAAAAGCTATTTTTAAATTGTAAAAATAGGCCTTTGGGCGTTCGGTCCATTCAAAGAATATGTCAAATGTTTAGACTTTATCTTGAAGACAATCAGTCTTTAACACCATATATATTAAGAAATTCTTTTGCTTTACATATGCTAAATAATGGAATGCAATTAGAGCAAGTACAAAAACTATTAGGACATAAGACGCGTTCTAGTACTGAGAGATATATTTTAAAGAAAAAAAATTGA